The stretch of DNA GGCACCAACAATACACCTAATTCTGCCCCTGTCCGGGAGCCAAATCCGCCACCACACCACCCCcccctcctaaaaaaaaaaaaaaggaaatttgcTACTTCTATAATCCTCTGGAAGATGTGGCTTCTCCTTTCAAGTACAACAGAGATAACAGGAATAATAATGATTTACTCAACCGTTCAAATTTCTGTCGCGCACAAGTTCCCTTGTGACTGGCCTTCACTAGAAATTTTTATTCATCGACTCTGTTTATTTCCTCCATTGCTGCCCGTCAGTTAAAACTTAACTTCTTCCTTTTCTCACTTTTAGGTACTGTTGGATGCTCTGCGATTGTCATTATAATTATTTGCTTGGGTTTTCGTATGTGGCAttcttacaagaaaaaaaatgcttccACAAACTTTTTGGCGAGGAATAGTTATGCTGTTCAATCCTCAAGATCAGACGTGGAAGGGGGGAGTGTCTACTTTGGAGTGCATATTTTCCCATTCAATGAACTTCAAGAAGCAACCAATAACtttgatgatgaaaaagaaCTTGGAGATGGTGGATTTGGGACTGTATATTATGGTAAGATAAACCGTTGCTTCAATCGCTAAATCGGGCGTAAACTTTCCAAGCAGAAGTGTAGaacaaatgcataaaaaaaacaaaaggactTGACATGCATCTAGCAATTTACAAACTTACAATGGCTATTTTTCTCAACTAGGGAAACTCCATGATGGGCGGGAAGTTGCAGTCAAGCGCCTATACGAGCGCAACTGCAGACAAGTACAACAGTTTATCAATGAAGTTGAAATTCTCACGCGCATGCGCCACAAAAATCTAGTGTCCCTTTATGGGTGTACTTCACGCCGCAGCCGTGAACTTCTTCTCGTGTATGAATACATTCCCAATGGCACTGTTGCAGATCATATTCATGGAGAACGAGCAACAGCTGGTTCACTTCCATGGCCTACGCGTATGAGCATCGCCATAGAAACAGCTAGTGCATTGGCTTACCTCCATGCTTCTGAGATCATACATCGTGATGTGAAAACTAATAATATTCTCCTTGACAACAACTTTTGCGTCAAAGTTGCAGATTTTGGGCTTTCTCGACTCTTCCCCGATGATGTCACCCATGTCTCGACAGGACCTCAAGGGACTCCAGGCTATGTTGACCCCGAATATCATCAGTGTTACCAGCTTACGAAAAAGAGTGATGTCTACAGTTTTGGGGTTGTCCTCATTGAGCTCATATCATCTCTCCCGGCTGTTGATGTAACTAGGCATCGGCATGAAATAAACTTGGCTAACTTAGCTGTAAACAAGATTGAACAGCGCGCATTGCATGAGTTGATCGACCCACATCTTGGCTTTCAGTCAGACGACGAAGTTAAAAGGATGACCATTTCAGTTGCAAGCTTGGCTTTCCAATGTATACAAGAGGGAAAGGAACTGAGGCCTTCCATGGAAGAGGTTTTGGAGGCATTAAAGGGTATTCAAATTGGTAAGGATGCTGGAACTTTAAATGTACACCCACCAACTTCACCGGATTGTGATGAGGTTGGATTATTGAAGAAGAAACAGCTGCCAGCTTCACCAAATGCTGTGACTGATAACTGGACTAGTAGATGATCTTCTACACCCAATATCAGTGGTTAAACTTCTTCTCGATTCTGTGAAGTTTTTCAAGTAGATGATAAGATAATGAGTGTTGAGATTTCATAATCATCACATCTACTTGTTTTGTTGCTCATAAAAGGCATCTGTggataatttaaaatttgggGAATGTACATATTGAATGGAATGATCGAGTAatgttaacatttttaatttgtgtTCTACCAAGTACTAAATAGGTAGTGGATTGTGTGCTTGACGTCTTACTGGTttaaggggttgtttggatagagaaacgatcttatctcatctcatcat from Juglans microcarpa x Juglans regia isolate MS1-56 chromosome 3S, Jm3101_v1.0, whole genome shotgun sequence encodes:
- the LOC121257164 gene encoding LEAF RUST 10 DISEASE-RESISTANCE LOCUS RECEPTOR-LIKE PROTEIN KINASE-like 1.2, which translates into the protein MRLHNSIISIPRPNFPPDNSALSSLSHQINYDDHPFLQIFSYHKRLLLDPQMKRTHLLPTLRSPISLLINLCILFFSFQPRKSFGVDNPYFQACGVHSTCGDGQNISFPFYIQDKPRFLCGYPGFQLSCNNNGQPTINISNSNYTIHNISYESHILRVSNAAFSNSTNDCIPLAENISLRGIRFELAPYQSHVHLLYGCNSSLQLRRSALDFYPGCDGGNKNVPVLALHERDPKLRYVSERCTTRVVAPVEAHEGDIRESLRSGFLVKWKASDCSICKESGGRCGFDRMTYLFKCFCPDRPHASHCHPAGRKHKNKVLPIALGTVGCSAIVIIIICLGFRMWHSYKKKNASTNFLARNSYAVQSSRSDVEGGSVYFGVHIFPFNELQEATNNFDDEKELGDGGFGTVYYGKLHDGREVAVKRLYERNCRQVQQFINEVEILTRMRHKNLVSLYGCTSRRSRELLLVYEYIPNGTVADHIHGERATAGSLPWPTRMSIAIETASALAYLHASEIIHRDVKTNNILLDNNFCVKVADFGLSRLFPDDVTHVSTGPQGTPGYVDPEYHQCYQLTKKSDVYSFGVVLIELISSLPAVDVTRHRHEINLANLAVNKIEQRALHELIDPHLGFQSDDEVKRMTISVASLAFQCIQEGKELRPSMEEVLEALKGIQIGKDAGTLNVHPPTSPDCDEVGLLKKKQLPASPNAVTDNWTSR